One Acinetobacter pullicarnis genomic region harbors:
- a CDS encoding RNA polymerase sigma factor, whose product MLLSSTPSPNENHLRFNQFYVENYQWLYTFICKTVSSRNNIEDILQDTFLKIFVTPNLLDQIKQPRPYLATTARHIMINQAKRKKIEESYLKNLAEQPEHLQHSPEQLFIILETLTLVVNALEGLAERQRLVLIMHYIEGISQVDLAEHFNVSRKTIQNELIKAIVSCHRSIQKQS is encoded by the coding sequence ATGCTGTTGTCATCTACGCCATCACCGAATGAAAACCATCTGCGTTTCAATCAATTTTATGTAGAAAACTATCAATGGCTTTATACGTTTATCTGCAAAACCGTCAGTTCTAGAAACAACATTGAAGACATTCTTCAGGACACTTTTTTAAAAATTTTTGTGACGCCCAATCTTTTAGATCAAATCAAACAACCCCGCCCTTATTTAGCGACCACCGCTCGGCATATTATGATCAATCAGGCCAAGCGTAAAAAAATTGAGGAAAGCTATTTAAAAAATTTAGCCGAGCAGCCGGAGCATTTACAGCACTCCCCTGAGCAACTGTTTATTATTTTGGAAACCCTGACCCTCGTGGTGAATGCGCTTGAGGGTTTAGCAGAACGGCAACGCTTGGTGCTGATCATGCATTATATTGAAGGCATTTCCCAAGTAGATCTCGCTGAGCATTTTAATGTCTCTCGAAAAACCATACAAAATGAATTAATCAAAGCGATTGTTTCTTGCCATCGCAGCATTCAAAAGCAGTCTTAA
- a CDS encoding FecR family protein — MNNANQSDPLAQSTVTEDQLLEQVAYWLVKMNSDDCTDADRSAFAAWQQQAPKRVAQIAALQQTLGYFQQLQHSPSARSSAETLKQITSQTPNNTNSSNNASNNNAWQSYALALLLSLSILLALTYSGNIPLNQWTADHKNNYQAWSSNTLSDLSEIQMSGKTAYDLDFDSKQRLIKLYRGNILVEVAKDAQRPFVIQTQYAQITALGTRFMVQESEHATVLIMLESKTKITTDKMGTAAIVHAGQQVLINQQGIISTTTVSPDLLEAAWQKHKLVIQNMPLDQVLGLLQNYQSETLVYDAAQLSKISVNATLTLDEHALDLLEKSLPIKVERALFNRVKVLPMQAVL; from the coding sequence ATGAACAATGCAAATCAATCAGACCCGCTTGCTCAAAGCACCGTAACAGAAGATCAATTACTGGAACAGGTGGCGTACTGGTTGGTCAAAATGAATAGCGATGACTGTACCGATGCAGATCGAAGTGCCTTTGCAGCGTGGCAACAACAAGCCCCCAAGCGCGTTGCACAGATTGCAGCGTTGCAACAAACCTTAGGCTATTTTCAACAACTACAACACAGCCCATCCGCACGCTCTAGTGCTGAAACCCTGAAACAAATCACCAGTCAGACGCCTAACAACACCAACTCTAGCAACAACGCCAGCAACAATAACGCTTGGCAGTCCTATGCGCTGGCGCTATTGCTGAGCTTGAGCATACTGCTTGCGTTGACCTACTCAGGAAATATACCGCTCAATCAATGGACCGCTGATCATAAAAACAATTATCAAGCGTGGTCTAGCAACACCTTAAGCGATCTGAGTGAAATTCAAATGAGTGGCAAAACGGCTTATGATCTTGATTTTGACTCGAAGCAACGGTTGATCAAACTGTATCGGGGCAATATTTTGGTAGAAGTCGCCAAAGATGCGCAGCGGCCATTTGTAATTCAAACCCAATACGCCCAGATTACCGCCTTGGGCACACGCTTTATGGTGCAAGAATCGGAACATGCCACAGTGCTGATCATGTTGGAATCTAAGACAAAAATAACAACGGACAAAATGGGAACAGCGGCGATAGTCCATGCTGGTCAACAAGTACTGATCAATCAACAGGGTATTATCAGCACCACCACAGTTTCTCCCGATCTGCTCGAAGCGGCTTGGCAAAAACATAAGTTGGTGATTCAAAATATGCCACTCGATCAGGTGCTGGGCCTATTACAAAACTATCAGTCAGAAACGCTGGTCTATGATGCTGCACAACTCAGTAAAATAAGCGTCAATGCGACCTTAACACTTGATGAACACGCCCTAGATCTACTTGAAAAAAGCCTACCGATCAAAGTTGAACGTGCTCTATTTAATCGGGTGAAGGTATTGCCAATGCAAGCGGTACTTTAA
- a CDS encoding TonB-dependent receptor translates to MRNRDRSTSFVLKPMVLAIQIACTAAVLISSTTAIANQSQSLRYHIAAGDLAQALNQFAIQADVAISSHAQSLNDLRTQGLNGHYTVEQALAALLQGTAFQAQKTANGYVVVAKTNPVSTEALSTIASSETIAQGFVADQEVVQLPTINITAENGPRALPQAYAGGQVARGARVGVLGEKDFMETPFSIVGYTSEYVQDSQAKDITGIITKTDPAVYSSGAAGGINESYSIRGFNVSANDIGLNGLYGLAPYYRLTPEFAERVEVLKGPSAMLNGMPPGGSVGGTINVVTKRAQDTPSKRLTTTYDSDAKFGVHADLATRFGDEQQFGLRFNGVYRDGDTAVKNQSATSKFASLGFDWRFERGSLAADLYHSEDHVEGLNRGVGLATGLAIPKAPKATTVFAPPSTFTTTQDDAIILRGDLEISDQISTYASYGHSKTDFNSLAGSNSKIINAQGDFENNFSYQRFQLDKDSADVGVKFSFNTLGIQHDLIANSTWYEHEQKLGFNRNVLKTPFITNIYAPNWDGLILDKAATKPDIIKSSAVKNVSYGLTDSMSMLDDRLNIIVGVRQQEVTQYSFDAKTAARKTSYRQDATTPAFAILYKTSDHVSVYANYIEGLSAGSTAPADAANAGAVFAPYQTKQYEMGAKLEWADFANTFSIFQIEKPSALTDPATNIYSADGEQRNRGVEWGFFGKLLPELKLMGGISYTQAKLTKTAGGKNQGNFATSVPKSQAKLAAEYDLPMLEGLSINANISAMSKQYANAENSLSVAGRTLYGIGGRYNTQIGQVPTIIRADIFNLSNKAYWASSTSSGLGAPRTLMLSASFDF, encoded by the coding sequence ATGCGGAACCGTGACAGATCGACCAGTTTTGTACTCAAGCCAATGGTGCTCGCGATTCAAATTGCTTGCACAGCTGCCGTCCTGATCAGCAGTACGACTGCAATTGCCAACCAAAGCCAAAGTTTGCGTTATCACATTGCAGCGGGCGACTTAGCACAAGCACTCAATCAATTTGCAATACAGGCGGATGTCGCGATTTCGAGTCATGCACAAAGTCTTAATGATTTGAGAACGCAAGGCTTAAATGGTCACTACACTGTCGAACAAGCCCTCGCAGCACTCTTGCAAGGCACAGCATTTCAAGCCCAGAAAACTGCAAATGGCTATGTGGTGGTTGCCAAAACCAATCCTGTTTCGACTGAAGCGCTGTCAACGATTGCTTCTTCCGAAACCATTGCCCAAGGCTTCGTTGCTGATCAAGAGGTTGTGCAACTCCCGACGATCAATATCACAGCAGAAAATGGGCCCAGAGCTTTACCCCAAGCTTATGCAGGAGGTCAAGTAGCACGAGGAGCACGGGTTGGGGTTTTGGGTGAAAAAGACTTTATGGAAACCCCATTTAGTATTGTTGGTTATACCAGTGAATATGTTCAAGATAGCCAAGCCAAAGATATTACGGGGATTATCACCAAAACAGATCCTGCGGTGTATAGCTCAGGTGCTGCCGGTGGCATTAATGAAAGCTATAGTATTCGTGGCTTTAACGTATCAGCAAATGATATCGGCCTCAACGGCTTGTACGGGCTTGCACCGTATTATCGTCTGACTCCCGAATTTGCTGAACGTGTTGAAGTGCTCAAAGGTCCTTCGGCCATGCTCAATGGCATGCCACCCGGCGGTTCTGTTGGCGGTACCATTAACGTGGTCACCAAACGTGCGCAAGATACGCCAAGCAAACGCTTAACCACGACCTATGATTCAGATGCAAAATTTGGCGTACATGCAGACTTAGCGACACGCTTTGGTGATGAACAACAATTTGGTCTGCGTTTTAATGGGGTCTATCGTGATGGTGATACCGCAGTCAAAAATCAATCTGCAACCAGTAAATTTGCTTCGCTCGGATTTGATTGGCGCTTTGAACGTGGATCACTTGCAGCAGACCTCTACCATTCCGAAGATCATGTTGAGGGATTAAATCGCGGTGTTGGTTTAGCAACGGGCCTCGCCATTCCCAAAGCCCCGAAAGCGACCACAGTATTCGCCCCACCCAGCACCTTTACCACCACCCAAGATGATGCCATTATTTTACGTGGGGATTTAGAGATCAGTGATCAAATCAGTACCTATGCCAGCTATGGTCACAGTAAAACTGATTTTAATTCTTTAGCAGGTTCTAATAGTAAAATTATTAATGCGCAAGGTGATTTTGAAAACAATTTTTCCTATCAACGTTTTCAACTTGATAAAGACTCTGCTGATGTTGGTGTGAAATTTAGCTTTAATACGCTCGGTATTCAGCATGATCTCATTGCCAATAGCACTTGGTATGAGCACGAACAAAAATTGGGCTTTAACCGTAATGTACTTAAAACGCCTTTTATTACCAATATTTACGCACCGAATTGGGATGGTTTAATTCTCGATAAAGCCGCGACAAAACCCGATATTATTAAAAGTTCAGCAGTTAAAAATGTTAGCTATGGTCTGACGGACAGCATGAGCATGCTCGATGATCGCTTAAATATTATTGTTGGGGTACGTCAGCAAGAGGTGACCCAATACAGTTTTGATGCAAAAACAGCTGCTCGAAAAACCAGTTATCGCCAAGATGCCACCACCCCGGCTTTTGCCATTCTGTATAAAACTTCAGATCATGTCTCGGTTTATGCCAACTATATTGAAGGCTTAAGTGCTGGATCAACTGCGCCCGCAGATGCTGCCAACGCAGGTGCAGTTTTTGCCCCCTATCAAACCAAGCAATATGAAATGGGGGCCAAACTCGAATGGGCTGATTTCGCCAATACCTTCAGCATCTTCCAAATTGAAAAACCAAGTGCCCTGACCGATCCAGCAACCAATATTTATTCTGCGGATGGCGAACAACGCAACCGTGGGGTGGAATGGGGCTTTTTTGGCAAGCTGTTACCTGAGTTAAAACTCATGGGCGGTATCTCTTATACCCAAGCCAAACTCACCAAAACGGCAGGGGGCAAAAACCAAGGCAACTTCGCCACCAGTGTCCCGAAGTCACAAGCCAAACTCGCGGCTGAATATGACCTCCCGATGCTCGAAGGATTGAGCATCAATGCCAATATCAGCGCCATGTCTAAACAATATGCCAATGCAGAAAATAGCCTTTCCGTTGCAGGTCGCACACTTTATGGCATCGGTGGACGTTATAACACCCAAATCGGTCAAGTGCCGACCATCATTCGTGCCGACATTTTCAACCTGAGCAACAAAGCCTATTGGGCCAGTTCAACCAGTTCAGGCCTTGGCGCACCGCGTACGCTAATGCTCTCTGCCAGTTTTGATTTTTAA
- a CDS encoding DUF4198 domain-containing protein gives MQRISTLILALSAAMTIQTTQAHMFWLEKTSDQQTRAYFGEYSENLTETQAGPLKAFASAKVVQNGKELQATAQPNYFAYSTSATGDVRADNNLVHGDLLAQFRAKAGRSSTAHVSELEIVPVAANSNQFVLIFQDQPLAKQEVEVIAGNRWSKKYETDEQGRFHIETPWKGRYVIEVSKNIDEPGEYKQQQYQKRVMVATMSFDVK, from the coding sequence ATGCAACGTATTAGTACCCTTATCTTGGCTTTATCGGCTGCCATGACCATACAGACAACACAAGCCCACATGTTTTGGCTGGAAAAAACCTCAGACCAACAAACCCGTGCTTATTTTGGTGAATACAGCGAGAACTTGACCGAAACCCAAGCAGGCCCATTAAAAGCCTTTGCCAGCGCCAAAGTGGTTCAAAATGGGAAAGAGCTGCAAGCGACTGCGCAGCCCAATTACTTTGCTTACAGCACTTCCGCTACGGGGGATGTTCGTGCAGATAACAACTTGGTGCATGGCGATCTGCTGGCTCAGTTCCGCGCCAAAGCTGGTCGTAGCAGCACTGCGCATGTTTCAGAACTAGAAATTGTGCCCGTGGCTGCCAATTCAAATCAATTCGTATTGATCTTTCAAGACCAGCCTTTAGCCAAACAAGAAGTTGAAGTGATCGCAGGCAATCGTTGGAGTAAAAAATATGAGACCGATGAGCAAGGTCGTTTTCATATCGAAACGCCGTGGAAAGGACGCTATGTCATCGAAGTCAGCAAAAATATTGATGAGCCAGGTGAATATAAGCAACAGCAATATCAAAAGCGCGTGATGGTGGCAACCATGAGTTTTGATGTGAAATGA
- the gigD gene encoding Lrp/AsnC family transcriptional regulator GigD, with translation MNMDNIDHKILKLLQKNARLSNQELADEVNLSASACHRRVKILESMGIIEGYQAKINYEKLGIKVEVMIEIKLAQLTETDHKAFVSQIRDFEEVINAYIITGDSNYVLHIATKDLNSFSQFVVNKLNKIKGIMNINSKIILEKVVHKSLF, from the coding sequence ATGAATATGGACAATATTGATCATAAAATATTAAAACTACTTCAGAAAAATGCGCGTTTAAGTAACCAAGAATTGGCCGATGAGGTGAATCTTTCAGCATCAGCCTGCCACCGCCGTGTCAAAATTTTAGAAAGCATGGGGATTATTGAAGGCTATCAAGCAAAAATAAACTATGAAAAACTAGGCATCAAAGTTGAAGTGATGATTGAAATTAAATTGGCGCAGCTGACCGAAACGGATCACAAAGCATTTGTGAGTCAAATTCGTGATTTTGAAGAGGTGATTAATGCTTATATTATTACGGGGGACTCGAATTATGTATTGCATATCGCGACCAAAGACTTAAATTCGTTTTCCCAATTTGTGGTAAATAAGCTGAATAAAATAAAAGGCATTATGAATATTAATTCGAAAATTATTTTAGAGAAAGTGGTGCATAAAAGTTTATTCTAA
- the kynU gene encoding kynureninase — protein sequence MITYDQCLAWDSEDPLKNFKDDFALPEDVIYLDGNSLGARPRKSLALAQEVITQQWGEDLINSWNKADWWGLPTRLGDKVAPLIGANAGETIISDSTSLNLFKVLSAAVSIQAETYPERKIIVAEKDVFPTDIYMIEGFIHLINQGYQLVLIENLDDLTETLASQQVAAVVLSHVNYRTGYLYDMAALNAHVHAHQALLIWDLCHSVGAVSIELNKTNSDFAIGCTYKYLNGGPGSPALLWVNPKLQNKVGQPLSGWWGHNKPFNMADHYEPAQGIRRFLCGTQPILSMSLIECGLDIFLNTDMQTVRDKSLKLTDLFMALVEQECAGFGFELITPASHQYRGSHVSFKHPNGYQIIQALIARGIIGDYREPEVLRFGVTPLYLSHADIWKAVQALKQVMHLGEWKQEKYQVRAQVT from the coding sequence ATGATTACATATGATCAATGCCTCGCTTGGGACAGTGAAGACCCATTAAAAAACTTTAAAGACGATTTTGCTTTACCAGAAGATGTAATCTATCTTGATGGCAATTCTTTGGGCGCTCGCCCACGTAAATCTTTGGCATTAGCACAAGAAGTCATTACCCAGCAATGGGGCGAAGATTTGATTAATAGTTGGAATAAAGCCGATTGGTGGGGTTTACCAACACGCTTAGGCGATAAAGTTGCACCATTAATTGGTGCCAATGCTGGCGAAACCATTATCTCGGATTCAACCTCTTTAAACTTATTTAAAGTACTTTCTGCGGCAGTCAGTATTCAGGCTGAAACATACCCTGAACGTAAAATCATCGTGGCAGAGAAAGATGTATTCCCAACCGACATTTATATGATCGAAGGTTTTATTCATCTTATTAACCAAGGTTATCAACTGGTTTTAATCGAAAATTTGGATGATTTAACCGAGACGTTAGCCTCGCAACAAGTTGCAGCTGTGGTGTTATCTCATGTCAATTATCGTACAGGTTATCTCTATGATATGGCTGCACTGAATGCGCACGTTCATGCACATCAAGCATTATTGATTTGGGATTTATGCCATTCAGTCGGTGCCGTTTCGATTGAATTAAATAAAACCAACAGTGATTTTGCCATTGGCTGTACGTATAAATACTTAAATGGTGGACCTGGTTCTCCCGCATTATTATGGGTCAACCCAAAACTTCAAAATAAAGTCGGACAGCCACTTTCAGGCTGGTGGGGACATAATAAGCCGTTCAACATGGCTGATCATTATGAACCTGCACAAGGCATTCGCCGCTTTTTATGTGGGACTCAACCGATTCTGTCGATGAGTTTAATTGAATGTGGTTTAGATATTTTTCTCAATACCGACATGCAAACAGTTCGTGATAAATCTCTAAAACTGACTGATTTATTTATGGCCTTGGTTGAACAAGAATGTGCCGGGTTTGGTTTTGAATTAATCACGCCAGCATCACATCAATACCGCGGTAGTCATGTCAGCTTTAAGCATCCAAATGGCTATCAAATTATTCAAGCACTGATCGCTCGCGGCATTATTGGTGATTATCGCGAACCAGAGGTTTTAAGATTCGGAGTCACGCCTTTATATTTAAGCCATGCTGATATTTGGAAGGCAGTTCAAGCATTAAAACAAGTCATGCACTTAGGTGAATGGAAACAAGAAAAATATCAAGTGCGAGCGCAAGTGACTTAA
- a CDS encoding amino acid permease: MSNFDEIQTREAGLHKKLTAKQIGMIAIGGAIGTGLFMGSKFAISFAGPAVIVSYAIGGLIAFALMACLAEMTVQHPTSGSFGAYAEYYVHPLVGFLIRYSYWACIVLAVGTEITAVADYMRFWYPNVDAWVWIAFFSAVLLAVNAYSVKAFGFIEYWFSTIKVFAIIVFILLAIGILTQNFGSGSDSHLTENLVGHGGFAPNGFSGIWIGVIISIFSYLSIEMIAVAAGEAKDPEKAVKFAFKSTAVRLILFYLLSLTLIVLIVPWTVLIEKDATSPFVMVMQYVGIPYADSILNFIVIVAALSAMNSMLYISTRMLFSLSRAGDAPKLFGKIGKNGVPTNALILSAMGIGVASVVYSIDPATAFPVMIALSMFGALFTWGGIFFTHMFFRANMAKNNIGLKYKIPGSKLISLFGLISILSIMITTWFTNEFKSTLQFGIPFIIFLIIFYFMNRSIRKKSQG; the protein is encoded by the coding sequence ATGAGTAATTTTGATGAAATCCAAACCCGTGAAGCGGGTTTGCATAAAAAATTAACCGCCAAGCAAATAGGAATGATTGCAATTGGTGGTGCCATTGGTACTGGTTTATTTATGGGCAGCAAATTTGCAATTAGTTTTGCTGGCCCAGCAGTTATTGTGAGTTATGCCATTGGCGGTTTAATTGCATTTGCATTAATGGCATGTTTAGCAGAAATGACCGTTCAACATCCAACTTCGGGGTCTTTCGGTGCCTATGCCGAATATTATGTACACCCCTTGGTTGGCTTTCTTATTCGATATAGTTATTGGGCCTGTATTGTCTTGGCCGTGGGCACAGAAATCACGGCTGTCGCAGACTATATGCGGTTTTGGTACCCCAATGTCGATGCTTGGGTTTGGATCGCATTTTTCTCAGCCGTATTACTGGCCGTGAATGCATATAGCGTAAAAGCATTTGGTTTTATTGAATATTGGTTTTCAACCATTAAAGTATTCGCGATTATCGTTTTTATTCTGCTGGCGATTGGCATCCTGACTCAAAATTTTGGTTCAGGTTCAGACAGTCACCTTACTGAAAACTTGGTGGGACATGGTGGTTTTGCACCGAATGGTTTTTCAGGGATTTGGATTGGCGTGATTATTTCGATATTCAGCTATCTGAGTATTGAGATGATTGCCGTGGCTGCTGGTGAAGCCAAAGATCCAGAAAAGGCGGTGAAATTTGCCTTTAAAAGTACCGCGGTCAGATTAATATTATTTTATTTACTGTCGCTAACCTTAATCGTATTAATCGTGCCTTGGACCGTATTAATCGAAAAAGATGCAACCAGTCCATTTGTTATGGTGATGCAATACGTGGGCATTCCCTATGCGGACAGTATTTTAAACTTCATCGTAATTGTTGCGGCTTTATCTGCAATGAACAGTATGTTGTATATCTCAACACGTATGCTGTTTAGTTTATCGCGTGCCGGTGATGCACCTAAATTGTTCGGTAAAATTGGGAAAAATGGAGTACCCACCAATGCACTTATTCTCTCTGCAATGGGTATTGGGGTAGCGAGTGTGGTTTACAGTATCGATCCAGCAACGGCATTCCCTGTCATGATTGCCTTGTCGATGTTTGGTGCATTATTTACTTGGGGCGGTATCTTTTTTACACACATGTTCTTTAGAGCCAATATGGCAAAAAATAACATTGGTCTGAAATATAAAATCCCAGGCAGTAAGCTAATTTCATTATTTGGTCTGATCTCGATATTAAGCATTATGATCACGACTTGGTTTACCAATGAATTTAAATCCACCCTTCAATTTGGTATCCCATTTATTATTTTTCTGATCATTTTTTACTTTATGAATCGCTCTATCAGAAAAAAATCACAAGGCTAA
- a CDS encoding alpha/beta hydrolase translates to MQTYDNATTVTNENEILINFKKRSLACYKNHLCIRDIQYAAHKRSSLDLFRLDQAKTTVIFIHGGYWQWCNKSDFAFIAPQLLNKNCQCVLLEYDLAPSSCMQEIVTQIRQAFDFMLEQPWISDEVIVIGHSAGAHLGALMQDHPLVSKTILLSGIYDLAPISATPLNEALKLSEQEIQHYSPITRNQIFNKSCEIYCGDQELAALKWQSEHYYQQRLKNGEQHTQHMLIKDSNHYNILDHYLDQHFQAE, encoded by the coding sequence ATGCAAACTTATGACAACGCGACAACTGTAACCAATGAAAATGAAATTCTAATCAATTTCAAAAAGCGAAGCTTAGCTTGTTATAAAAATCATCTTTGCATTCGTGATATTCAATATGCAGCACATAAACGTTCAAGCCTTGATTTATTTAGACTCGATCAAGCCAAAACAACAGTAATTTTTATTCATGGCGGTTATTGGCAGTGGTGTAATAAATCAGATTTTGCATTTATTGCCCCGCAGCTTTTAAATAAAAACTGCCAATGTGTATTACTAGAATACGATCTGGCACCCAGCAGTTGTATGCAGGAGATCGTGACTCAGATCCGTCAAGCGTTTGACTTTATGCTGGAACAACCTTGGATTAGCGATGAGGTGATTGTGATTGGGCATTCAGCGGGTGCGCATCTGGGGGCATTAATGCAAGATCACCCTCTGGTTTCCAAAACCATTTTACTGAGCGGTATTTACGACTTAGCCCCTATTTCAGCAACACCGTTAAATGAGGCTTTAAAGTTATCGGAGCAAGAAATTCAGCATTATAGTCCGATCACACGCAATCAGATTTTTAATAAGTCTTGTGAAATTTACTGCGGCGATCAAGAGTTGGCTGCACTGAAATGGCAAAGTGAACATTATTATCAGCAGCGCTTGAAAAATGGTGAGCAACATACCCAGCATATGCTGATCAAAGACAGCAATCATTATAATATTTTAGATCACTATCTTGATCAGCATTTTCAGGCTGAATAA
- a CDS encoding Lrp/AsnC ligand binding domain-containing protein yields MRKLDRIDALILDILQREGRIAMSELATRVNLSTTPCSERVKRLEREGIIMGYHAHLNPALVDRNLLVFLEIKLSAKSGDVFDEVAKKLAEIPEVLECHLISGEFDYLVKARLKEMGAYRRLLGDLLKKLPASASSHSYVVMEEIKESLYLNVD; encoded by the coding sequence ATGCGTAAGTTAGATCGGATCGATGCATTGATTTTGGATATCTTGCAGCGAGAGGGACGGATCGCCATGAGTGAGCTGGCGACCCGCGTAAATTTGTCGACCACGCCTTGTTCTGAGCGAGTTAAACGACTGGAACGTGAAGGGATTATCATGGGCTATCATGCGCATTTAAATCCAGCGCTGGTTGATCGTAATTTACTGGTTTTTCTGGAAATTAAACTGTCAGCAAAATCTGGAGATGTGTTTGATGAGGTTGCTAAAAAATTAGCCGAAATTCCAGAGGTGTTAGAATGTCATTTGATCTCTGGCGAGTTTGATTATTTGGTCAAAGCCCGCTTAAAAGAAATGGGGGCTTATCGACGTTTATTGGGGGATTTGCTGAAAAAGCTACCGGCTTCGGCTTCATCACATAGTTATGTGGTGATGGAAGAAATTAAAGAAAGTCTTTATTTAAATGTCGATTAA